The proteins below are encoded in one region of Apium graveolens cultivar Ventura chromosome 4, ASM990537v1, whole genome shotgun sequence:
- the LOC141719419 gene encoding putative protein phosphatase 2C 63 translates to MLRFSRIQFFFLEREAQSRSRSIQYLERERPVKMLECCYRPLERCFGTELSGCDALLWHMDLKQHACGDYSIAVVQANSCLEDQAQVFTSPQATFVGVYDGHGGPEASRFITNHLFAYLHKFTSELGGLSAEVIKRAFGATENDFLRLVKQSWLEQPHIASVGSCCLVGAISNGVLYVANLGDSRAVLGRRMTSSSTVLAERLSTDHNVAFEEVRKEVRAMHPDDSTIVVYTRGVWRIKGIIQVSRSIGDVYLKKPELVRDPFPLQYASRVPLKKAVMTAEPSIITHKLRPEDLFIIFASDGLWEQLTDQAAVEIVLKHPRTGIAKRLVRAAIEEAARKRQMRYDDIRRLEKGIRRHFHDDITVVVIYLDQQQTFPNGNPTDHLVADCTSAPMDIYSFNSEGESIPYIPS, encoded by the exons ATGTTACGTTTCTCCAGGATTCAGTTTTTTTTCCTAGAGAGAGAAGCACAAAGCAGATCGAGATCAATACAATATCTAGAGAGAGAGAGACCAGTGAAAATGTTGGAGTGTTGTTACAGGCCACTGGAACGCTGCTTCGGGACAGAACTAAGTGGGTGTGATGCATTGTTATGGCACATGGATTTGAAACAACATGCTTGTGGTGATTACTCAATTGCTGTAGTTCAAGCTAATTCTTGTCTTGAAGATCAAGCTCAAGTCTTTACTTCTCCTCAGGctacttttgttggtgtttatGACGGTCATGGTGGCCCCGAGGCTTCTCGCTTTATTACTAATCATCTCTTTGCTTATCTTCACA AGTTTACTTCGGAACTAGGGGGTTTGTCTGCTGAAGTTATCAAGAGGGCTTTTGGTGCAACAGAAAACGATTTTTTGCGTTTGGTAAAGCAATCTTGGTTGGAGCAGCCTCATATTGCTTCAGTTGGTTCATGTTGTCTTGTTGGCGCGATTTCAAATGGTGTTCTGTATGTTGCAAATCTTGGAGACTCCAGGGCTGTGCTTGGTCGGCGGATGACTAGTTCTTCAACTGTCCTCGCAGAAAGGTTATCAACAGATCATAATGTTGCATTTGAGGAGGTTAGAAAGGAGGTCAGGGCAATGCATCCTGATGATTCAACCATTGTGGTGTACACTCGTGGGGTTTGGCGAATCAAGGGCATAATTCAA GTGTCCAGATCAATCGGAGATGTTTATTTGAAAAAACCAGAACTTGTTAGAGATCCTTTTCCTCTGCAGTATGCATCACGTGTTCCTTTGAAAAAAGCTGTTATGACAGCAGAGCCCTCAATAATAACCCACAAATTAAGGCCAGAAGATTTATTCATTATTTTTGCATCGGATGGCCTCTGGGAGCAACTTACTGATCAGGCAGCAGTTGAAATAGTCTTGAAACATCCAAGAACC GGAATAGCCAAGCGATTGGTGCGAGCGGCCATTGAGGAGGCGGCAAGGAAGAGGCAAATGAGATACGACGACATTAGAAGACTTGAGAAAGGGATCAGACGTCACTTCCACGATGATATAACAGTTGTTGTAATATATCTGGACCAACAACAAACTTTTCCTAATGGTAATCCCACAGATCATCTTGTTGCGGACTGCACCAGTGCCCCAATGGACATCTACTCGTTTAATTCAGAAGGGGAAAGTATTCCGTACATTCCTTCTTGA
- the LOC141719420 gene encoding karrikin insensitive 2 receptor IA-like — protein sequence MGIAEKAHNVKVVGSGEKTVVLGHGFGTDQSVWKHLVPHLIDVYKVLLFDNMGAGTTNPDYFSFERYSNLEGYTYDLLAILEEFEIQSCIFVGHSLSSMVGLYASILRPDLFSKVVTLSASPRFLNTGDYFGGFELEEIDQLCNAIESNYNSWVCGFAPLVVGGDMDSVAVQEFSRTLFNMRPDIALSVFRTIFTNDLRELLGQVTVPCHIIQSSKDLAVPVSVSEFLHQNIGGKSVVEIIATEGHLPQLSSPEITVPVIVRHIQYDINA from the exons ATGGGGATAGCTGAAAAAGCCCATAATGTGAAGGTAGTTGGATCAGGTGAGAAGACGGTAGTGTTAGGCCACGGCTTTGGCACTGATCAGTCAGTGTGGAAACATCTTGTTCCTCACTTGATTGATGTTTACAAAGTCTTACTCTTTGATAATATGGGCGCTGGAACCACGAATCCTGATTATTTTAGTTTCGAACGCTACTCAAATCTCGAAGGTTACACCTATGATCTTCTTGCCATTTTAGAAGAATTTGAAATTCAGTCTTGCATATTTGTTGGCCATTCCTTGTCCTCTATGGTTGGTTTGTATGCTTCTATCCTTCGTCCTGATCTCTTCTCTAAAGTCGTCACGCTTTCTGCTTCACCCAG GTTTTTGAACACCGGTGATTACTTTGGAGGATTTGAATTAGAAGAAATTGATCAACTCTGCAATGCCATAGAATCAAATTACAACTCATGGGTCTGTGGATTTGCGCCATTAGTGGTTGGAGGCGATATGGATTCAGTGGCAGTCCAGGAGTTCAGCAGGACTTTGTTTAACATGAGACCGGATATAGCATTGAGTGTGTTCCGCACTATATTTACCAATGACTTGAGAGAGCTACTAGGCCAAGTCACTGTGCCTTGCCATATAATACAAAGCTCCAAGGACTTGGCCGTACCAGTATCTGTCTCCGAGTTCCTGCACCAGAACATTGGCGGAAAGTCTGTTGTTGAGATCATTGCCACTGAGGGTCACTTACCACAGTTGAGCTCTCCAGAGATTACTGTTCCTGTGATTGTCCGACATATCCAGTATGATATCAATGCTTAA